The nucleotide sequence GAGGCGATAAGGAGTCGCGGCCGGGCCGCGCCCGTCACGGCCCGGTCTCGCCCAGCCACTGCATGACCAGCAGGTCCTCGGGCTTCTCGAAGGTGAGCCTGCACCGGCGAATGAGGGCCCGGCGAGTGAGGACGGGCGAGCCTGGAGCCTCCAATGATTGTCACCCTTCGCTGAGATGTTGACTGTCAAGCAACGCGTCACGCACTCGTCGCAATCAGCATACCGGAGCGGTCTTCCCGGGCCGGCGTGATGGCGAAGCGAGTCCAGAGTCAGGAGGCGGGATTGGCGCGGTCAGCGCACCATCACGGCGACCCGCTCGTCCGGGATCTCGGCGGGGATCGGTTCCGAAGGCCCCTGGTAGACGCGCCAGTTGTCGAGCGGGTCCTGGACCCAGGCCAGTCCCGCATCGACGAGCTGGCGCACGCCCTGGATGACGTGGCGGGCATCGTAAAGGATGGGCAGGCCCAGGCGGGTGAGGAAGGGCATGACCGCGCGCGCGACCTCGCGGCCGCCGGTGAAGAGCTCGGCCTCGCGCAGAGTCAGCAAGGTCAGGGACGAGAGATAGTCGGCCTTTTCGAAGGTCTGGGGCAGCTTGCGCCACATCGTGTCCCACAGGGTCGAATTCGGGTCGGACATATCGAGCGTTGCCAGATGGCTCTCGGTCTCACCGTCGGCGGTCGTGTACCAGTAGACCCAGTCGGCGTAGGCGGCGCGCACGAGCCGGTCGGGGTCGGTCTCGTTCCCGGTCTGCCTGACGACTTCACGGATGCCCTCCGGAGAAGTGAGGTCGAGCCAGGGGTCGGAGGGCTCGAGGAGGAGGAAGGTGTTGGCGAAGGCGCTGCCCCAGTTCACGACGAGGAGTCGCTCGTCCGTCCGCAGCCCGCGCATAGACACCAAGAGAGTGAGGTTCTGGCCGTCGTCGAGCTGGCGGCGGCGCTCGATGAAGTCCCACCAGGCCGCCGAGCCGCGGATGAAGGGCGTCGCCGGGTTAGGGCGTTCGGGCGCGTCGTCCTCGTGCACGTCGTACACCACGACGCGTTCGGTGCCCGCGAGTCTCTTCAGCGCTGCCGCGATCTCCTGCTTCGATAACATCACAGTCCCCACGTTGGAAGCTGGGCTGCGCGGTCCGGTCCCTGGCTGATGCCGGGGCCTGGCATCCAGACTCTAACTGCCGACCTCCAGCAGGGGTCCTCCCCGGTCGACGACTGTCCCGTCAAGGGCGATCACGGCGGGGCGCTCTTCGCAGTAGTCGCCGAACTCGCATTTGTCGAAGTACAACACGCCTCGCTCCTTGTCGAAGCGGATCGTCCAGGTACCAATGAGCGGGCTGTCCGTGCCCTGCTTAAGCTGCTCCTCGATAATGCGCGCCAGCGCCGCCAGCTGCTCTCTGCCCATCCCATCCTCCAGGTGTGCCCCCGATTCTAACGGCTGGCATCAGAGGCTACCACCATAATCGGCGATCCGTCACGAAATCGGCAGGCACTCCGCACCTCCGGCGAAGGGCCCGTGAACCAACCCTTACTTCCACTGCCCCGCCAGGAGCCCGTAGATGTAGGTGTCCCAGTAACGCCCCTGCATCCACTCGTTCTCGCGCAGGTGACCCTCGCGGCGAAAGCCGAGGCGCTCCAGGACGCGCCACGATGGTTCGTTCTCGACGAGGACGTAAGCCCACAGACGGTGCACTCCCAGGTCCCGGAAGGCGAACTCGACCAGGCGCCTCGCGGCCTCCGTAGCGTAGCCTCGGCCCCAGTAAGCCGGGTCCAGCTCGTAGCCGATGTCCGCCTCGAACGACGCCTCCGGCGAACCGAAGTCGACGAGCCGCCGGATACGCACGCCTGCGTTGCCGATCAGCCGCTGCTGCTCCTTGAGGATGATCGCGAGCTGGTAGCCGCGC is from Dehalococcoidia bacterium and encodes:
- a CDS encoding GNAT family protein yields the protein MQLETERLLLREFVDADWEAVAAYQQEERYWRYYERPQTGGAGRRELVRAFVAQQAQQPRRGYQLAIILKEQQRLIGNAGVRIRRLVDFGSPEASFEADIGYELDPAYWGRGYATEAARRLVEFAFRDLGVHRLWAYVLVENEPSWRVLERLGFRREGHLRENEWMQGRYWDTYIYGLLAGQWK